The window CTTTAATTGTATGATTTTGTTTATTTATAAAAACTTTATATTTTTTCACCTTATTCGTATTCTGTGTTCTACTTCTCAAAATTTGATAGAATAGACAATGATATAAAATTCCCACCACCTCCTAGTGAATTGCCCTTTTTTTGAATCTCCCTCCCATTACTTCATGAACATCGCTAAATGTTACAAAAGCCTGGGGATCAATTTCTGCCACAATTGATTTTAACTTTGCTATCTCCAGTCTAGTTACTACAGAATATAAAACACCCTTAAACATGCCAGTATACGCACCTTTACCTTGCAGCATAGTAACCCCACGACCTAACCTCGCCATTAATACTTCGGCAATTTCTTCGGGCCGGTCTGATATAATGATTACAGCCTTCGATTCATCCAGACCTTCAACTGTTATATCGATTACCTTAAAAGCAATAAAATACGCGATAAGAGAATACATTGCCTTGTCCCAACCGAAGACAACTCCGGCACCGGACAAAATAAAGATGTTGAAGAACAATACAACTTCCCCTATTGAAAACCCCGTCCTCTTATCTAGAATTATGGCCACAATTTCTGTTCCGTCAAGGGATCCTCCATAGCGAATAATCAAACCGACACCTATGCCTAAAATAATACCACCAAAAACAGAGGCCAACAGGACATCTTTGGTTATTCCCGGTATCGGGTGAAGTACTGTAACACCTAGCGCCAGAGCAATCACCGAAAACAGCGTTGACAATACAAAAGTCTTACCGATTTGTTTATATCCAAGGAAGAGAAAAGGTAAGTTTAACACAAAAATAAATGCGCCTAATGGAAGTTTCGTTAAATGGCTTAATATTATGGAAATGCCTACTATACCGCCATCAATTATAT of the Thermincola ferriacetica genome contains:
- a CDS encoding YitT family protein — translated: MSAESKTVLKLVEKYSFLLLGAILASVGLEIFLVPNNIIDGGIVGISIILSHLTKLPLGAFIFVLNLPFLFLGYKQIGKTFVLSTLFSVIALALGVTVLHPIPGITKDVLLASVFGGIILGIGVGLIIRYGGSLDGTEIVAIILDKRTGFSIGEVVLFFNIFILSGAGVVFGWDKAMYSLIAYFIAFKVIDITVEGLDESKAVIIISDRPEEIAEVLMARLGRGVTMLQGKGAYTGMFKGVLYSVVTRLEIAKLKSIVAEIDPQAFVTFSDVHEVMGGRFKKRAIH